In Deltaproteobacteria bacterium, the following are encoded in one genomic region:
- the nikR gene encoding nickel-responsive transcriptional regulator NikR, with the protein MSGITRFGVSIETELLERFDHLIHGKGYGSRSEAIRDLIRDRLVREEWTVGTKETVGTITLVYNHETRELSDHLTHMQHGHHELIISSMHVHMDARNCLEVLVVRGKANKIRQLADRLIGTKGVKHGKLTLATAGKGLA; encoded by the coding sequence ATGTCGGGAATTACGCGTTTCGGCGTCTCCATCGAGACGGAACTTTTAGAGCGGTTCGATCATCTCATTCACGGCAAGGGGTACGGGAGCCGTTCCGAGGCAATCCGGGACCTGATTCGGGACCGGCTTGTCCGGGAGGAGTGGACCGTGGGGACGAAGGAAACGGTCGGGACGATCACCCTCGTCTATAATCATGAGACGCGGGAGCTCTCCGACCACCTGACCCACATGCAGCACGGCCACCACGAGTTGATTATCTCCTCCATGCATGTACACATGGATGCCCGCAACTGCCTTGAGGTCCTTGTCGTCAGGGGGAAAGCGAATAAGATCCGGCAACTGGCCGACCGGCTGATCGGGACGAAGGGGGTGAAGCACGGGAAGTTGACGCTGGCAACGGCGGGCAAAGGGCTTGCCTGA
- a CDS encoding TonB family protein — protein sequence MRPVHVALLLSLLLHGFLLMAAPWRPPLLTGTGSGVLIPLRIVKEAEGTGGALARCRKGAAPRPAVARRRRAGKRRVLSPVAKRMKAHSEERRNVRPLPSDAGNLIREKEQDPVPLAAAAGEYHIAGRSAPAARRGEEGVPDAYRTLILERIAGEKRYPFRARRRRIEGDVILRFLLLPDGGVREEGAAPGSTGGRILRDAALTSLRRAAPFPPPPPGCRREGGLPMEVRIRYRLKNNP from the coding sequence ATGAGACCTGTTCATGTAGCGCTGCTCCTCTCCCTCCTCCTGCACGGTTTCCTGCTGATGGCCGCCCCGTGGCGCCCGCCCTTGCTGACCGGAACCGGGTCCGGCGTCCTTATCCCGCTGCGGATCGTGAAAGAGGCGGAGGGGACCGGCGGAGCTTTGGCCCGCTGCAGGAAAGGGGCCGCTCCACGTCCCGCCGTCGCGCGGCGCCGGAGGGCCGGGAAGAGGCGGGTCTTGTCTCCCGTCGCAAAGAGGATGAAAGCGCATAGTGAAGAGAGAAGGAACGTCCGGCCTCTTCCCTCCGATGCCGGAAACCTGATCAGGGAGAAGGAGCAGGATCCGGTTCCTTTGGCTGCCGCGGCCGGTGAATACCACATTGCCGGCCGGTCCGCCCCGGCGGCAAGACGGGGAGAAGAAGGGGTCCCCGACGCGTACAGGACGTTGATCCTGGAACGGATCGCGGGGGAGAAACGGTATCCCTTTCGCGCAAGACGAAGGAGGATCGAAGGGGATGTAATCCTGCGGTTTCTGCTCCTGCCGGATGGTGGGGTCCGGGAGGAAGGGGCGGCGCCCGGTTCCACCGGCGGGAGGATTCTCCGGGATGCGGCGCTTACCTCTCTCCGCAGGGCCGCGCCTTTTCCACCGCCGCCGCCGGGGTGCCGCAGGGAGGGGGGACTTCCCATGGAGGTCCGCATCCGTTACCGGCTGAAAAATAATCCTTGA
- a CDS encoding biopolymer transporter ExbD, with amino-acid sequence MEFRKRRRIPAGFDMTPLIDMVFLLLVFFLLTASFTAPLNLGIDLPEIGRGRSERGNRIVLTIDRSGGTSLDGRRAGEDDLAALLRREMGRKGTKTVVIRGDEHAPYGVVVHVLESVSGAGADALFIAGRRKGARGGEGK; translated from the coding sequence ATGGAGTTTAGGAAGAGACGCCGAATCCCGGCCGGGTTTGACATGACCCCGTTGATTGACATGGTCTTCCTCCTCCTCGTCTTCTTCCTCCTGACTGCGAGCTTCACGGCCCCGTTGAACCTCGGGATCGACCTCCCGGAGATCGGCCGCGGGAGATCCGAAAGAGGGAATCGGATCGTCCTTACGATTGACCGCTCCGGCGGGACCTCCCTGGACGGCCGGAGGGCCGGCGAGGATGATCTTGCCGCCCTCCTGCGCAGGGAGATGGGAAGGAAGGGGACGAAGACCGTCGTAATCCGTGGCGACGAGCATGCCCCCTACGGCGTTGTGGTACATGTCCTGGAGTCGGTCTCCGGGGCGGGGGCGGATGCCCTCTTCATCGCGGGCAGGCGGAAAGGGGCGAGGGGCGGAGAAGGGAAATGA
- a CDS encoding MotA/TolQ/ExbB proton channel family protein, with protein sequence MMWQFIWKGGALMAPLLLCSVIGTALILDRFYHYVRAGWKARSFREEFERLIRDGRFHDAAALARRRPGPVAAVALTALERIGEGRRRCEEAVLRVGSVELGRLERYLPGLALLARITPLLGLLGTVTGMIRVFMSIEAAGGVTNVTLLAGGLWEAMLTTAAGLIVAVPALAASHLFESAADRVEAGMKEAVSLVLEAKAESSAAGPVEIPATVEDLYGV encoded by the coding sequence ATGATGTGGCAGTTCATCTGGAAGGGGGGGGCGCTGATGGCGCCCCTCCTCCTCTGTTCGGTGATCGGCACGGCGCTGATCCTGGACCGGTTCTATCACTATGTCCGTGCGGGATGGAAGGCCCGGAGTTTCCGGGAAGAATTTGAGAGGCTGATCCGCGACGGAAGGTTTCATGACGCCGCCGCACTTGCCCGCCGCCGGCCGGGTCCCGTCGCCGCCGTGGCCCTGACCGCCCTGGAGCGGATCGGGGAGGGACGCAGGCGGTGCGAAGAGGCGGTCCTGCGGGTCGGATCGGTGGAGTTGGGGAGACTGGAGCGGTACCTGCCGGGACTTGCCCTCCTCGCCCGGATTACCCCGCTGCTCGGCCTCCTCGGGACCGTGACCGGTATGATCCGCGTCTTCATGAGCATCGAGGCGGCCGGGGGGGTCACCAATGTCACCCTGCTTGCCGGGGGGTTGTGGGAGGCGATGCTGACCACGGCGGCCGGGCTCATTGTGGCCGTACCGGCCCTTGCCGCGTCCCATCTCTTTGAGTCGGCGGCGGACAGGGTCGAGGCCGGGATGAAGGAGGCCGTATCCCTGGTCCTCGAAGCGAAGGCGGAGTCCTCCGCCGCCGGGCCGGTCGAGATTCCTGCAACGGTGGAGGATCTCTATGGAGTTTAG
- a CDS encoding TonB-dependent receptor codes for MKKYIAIMVLIFITAAPAFAGGGVPLGDVVVTADRILTPADEVGSSVTVLTHQQIVESGKNTVLDVLRDVPGLEVVRSGGMGKTSSVFLRGANAEHTLVLIDGVEANDPVSPRRSFDFSDLTVDNIERIEILRGPQSTLYGSDAMGGVIEIFTRKGKGKPSISLSAEGGSFQTFRETAASAGGNDDLDYSLALSQTKTGGISAADERYGNDENDGYRNRTVSGRFGWSPMENLSFDLTGRYSNARSDLDNSGGAGGDDPNYFTIARKLFLNSGARLSLWDGRWEQRLDFSVSDSNRKYNNGTDAAHPSDSSRSSYDGTFRKISWQHDLYLSGNNTLTLGLETERENGNSSYHSESAYGPYDSAFPEKSVRTTGYYFRWAGRLVTTVGLRLDDHSRFGSRGTGRATFSYRVGSGLRIKGSYGTGFKAPSLYQLYAPAGSFGPVGNAELSPEKSRGWDAGFEQEFSGGHGRVGITYFSNRFIDLIDFDYGTGYRNLSGAATKGIEASCSFRPVSPLELHLDYTYTDTVDKSNNEDLLRRARNKLSMGTTWTLENKGELTADLRYVGPRDDMDYSAYPSKRVRLGGYTVVDLAASVPVKGRYTLFARVENLFDKRYEENRGYGAPGRAAYAGLKVRF; via the coding sequence ATGAAGAAGTATATCGCAATCATGGTATTGATCTTTATAACGGCTGCGCCCGCCTTCGCCGGAGGAGGTGTCCCGCTGGGAGATGTGGTGGTGACCGCCGACAGGATACTGACCCCGGCCGACGAGGTGGGGAGCTCCGTGACCGTCCTGACGCATCAACAGATCGTGGAGAGCGGGAAGAACACGGTCCTTGATGTGCTGCGGGATGTCCCCGGCCTCGAGGTCGTCCGGTCGGGAGGTATGGGGAAGACGTCCTCCGTCTTTCTCCGGGGAGCAAACGCCGAGCATACACTTGTTCTGATCGACGGGGTGGAGGCGAACGATCCGGTCTCTCCAAGACGGTCCTTCGATTTTTCCGACCTGACCGTTGACAATATCGAGCGGATCGAGATCCTCCGGGGTCCGCAGAGCACCCTCTACGGGTCCGACGCCATGGGGGGCGTGATCGAGATCTTCACCAGGAAGGGAAAGGGGAAACCATCCATCTCTCTCTCCGCGGAAGGGGGGTCCTTCCAGACATTCCGGGAGACCGCCGCGAGCGCCGGGGGGAACGACGATCTTGATTATTCCCTGGCCCTGTCCCAGACAAAGACCGGTGGCATCTCCGCCGCGGACGAACGGTACGGCAACGATGAGAATGACGGCTACCGGAACCGGACCGTATCGGGCAGGTTCGGCTGGTCCCCGATGGAGAATCTCTCGTTCGATCTTACGGGCCGTTACAGCAATGCCCGGTCCGACCTGGACAACTCCGGGGGTGCGGGCGGGGATGACCCGAACTATTTCACGATCGCCCGCAAGCTCTTTCTCAATAGCGGCGCCCGGCTTTCCCTCTGGGACGGCCGTTGGGAGCAGCGGCTCGACTTCTCCGTGAGTGACAGCAACCGGAAGTACAACAACGGCACGGACGCCGCCCATCCCTCGGATTCCAGCCGAAGTTCTTACGACGGGACGTTCCGGAAGATCTCGTGGCAGCACGACCTCTATCTCTCCGGTAACAATACCCTGACCCTCGGGCTGGAAACGGAACGGGAAAACGGGAACTCCAGTTACCACTCGGAGAGCGCCTACGGTCCCTACGACAGCGCATTCCCGGAAAAGTCGGTCCGCACCACCGGGTACTATTTTCGCTGGGCCGGGCGGCTCGTGACGACCGTGGGACTGAGGCTTGACGATCACAGCCGCTTCGGAAGCCGCGGGACCGGGCGTGCGACTTTCTCCTACCGTGTCGGGTCCGGGCTGCGGATCAAGGGGAGCTACGGGACCGGATTCAAGGCCCCCTCACTCTACCAGCTCTATGCCCCCGCCGGCTCCTTCGGTCCCGTCGGGAACGCGGAGCTCTCCCCGGAGAAGAGCCGGGGCTGGGATGCGGGATTCGAACAGGAGTTTTCCGGCGGACATGGGCGTGTCGGGATCACTTACTTCTCCAACCGGTTTATCGACCTGATCGACTTCGATTACGGTACCGGATACCGGAACCTTTCCGGTGCCGCGACGAAAGGGATTGAGGCTTCCTGTTCCTTCCGGCCGGTCTCCCCCCTGGAGCTGCACCTTGATTATACCTATACCGATACCGTAGACAAGTCGAACAACGAGGACCTCCTTCGGCGGGCGAGAAACAAGCTGAGCATGGGAACGACCTGGACCCTCGAAAACAAGGGAGAGTTGACGGCGGATCTCCGTTACGTCGGGCCGAGGGACGATATGGACTATTCCGCCTATCCGTCGAAACGCGTAAGACTCGGCGGTTACACGGTGGTCGATCTTGCGGCCTCGGTCCCGGTGAAGGGGCGCTATACACTTTTCGCTCGGGTGGAGAACCTGTTCGATAAAAGATATGAAGAGAACCGGGGATACGGCGCTCCCGGCCGGGCCGCCTATGCCGGGCTTAAGGTCCGTTTCTGA
- a CDS encoding TVP38/TMEM64 family protein: MKKAGKKKWWIVLFILVLVGIFQYFHLGRFLTLAYLQESRVRFAALYTKHPWTTLGGYMILYILVTALSLPGAVVMTLAGGGLFGLIAGTVVISIASTIGATLACMVARFLLRDWVEERFGDKLTAVNRGIEEEGAFYLFTMRLIPAFPFFMINLVMGLTKMPIKTFFWVSQIGMLPGTLVYVNAGKELAGITSLSGILSPGLWISFALLGLFPLLMKKGLVLLRTLKGRNTRA; encoded by the coding sequence ATGAAAAAGGCCGGAAAAAAGAAATGGTGGATCGTTCTCTTCATTCTTGTACTGGTCGGGATCTTTCAATATTTCCACCTGGGAAGATTTCTGACACTGGCCTACCTCCAGGAATCACGGGTAAGATTCGCGGCCCTTTATACCAAACATCCATGGACCACGCTCGGCGGATATATGATTCTCTATATCCTGGTGACCGCCCTCTCCCTCCCCGGTGCGGTCGTCATGACGCTGGCCGGCGGAGGCCTCTTCGGCCTGATTGCGGGGACGGTGGTCATCTCCATCGCCAGTACCATCGGTGCAACTCTGGCCTGCATGGTTGCCCGCTTTCTCTTGCGGGACTGGGTTGAGGAACGCTTCGGCGATAAACTGACCGCCGTCAACCGAGGAATCGAAGAGGAAGGGGCTTTCTATCTTTTCACAATGCGGCTGATCCCCGCCTTCCCTTTCTTTATGATCAACCTGGTCATGGGGCTGACGAAGATGCCGATCAAGACTTTTTTCTGGGTCTCACAGATCGGGATGCTCCCCGGAACCCTCGTCTATGTCAATGCCGGAAAAGAGCTGGCCGGAATCACTTCCTTGTCCGGAATCCTGTCGCCGGGACTCTGGATCTCCTTTGCCCTCCTCGGTCTTTTCCCCCTCCTGATGAAGAAGGGACTGGTTCTTCTTCGTACGCTCAAGGGCCGCAACACACGGGCCTGA
- a CDS encoding TetR/AcrR family transcriptional regulator: protein MKASKQDTKEKILDAAEKLFARNGFHAASLRAITGEAGVNLASVNYHFGSKDALLDAVFERRLSPLNEIRIQRIEAVREAAGKKGVHPSVRETIRAFIEPTLALREEGAGAGEFIALVGRIFSEPTETARTIFMRRMEPLFQLLFTTLKEALPDMAEDLLFWKLQFTIGVLSHVLRMTGRGPALSTEVSRNCDTKTLTEWMVTFLTAGMEAP, encoded by the coding sequence ATGAAAGCATCGAAACAGGACACAAAAGAAAAAATACTGGATGCGGCGGAAAAGCTCTTTGCCCGTAACGGTTTTCACGCCGCATCGCTCAGAGCGATCACCGGTGAGGCAGGCGTAAACCTGGCATCCGTGAATTATCACTTCGGTTCAAAGGATGCACTTCTCGATGCGGTATTCGAGCGTCGGCTTTCCCCGTTGAACGAGATCCGGATTCAGCGGATCGAAGCGGTCAGAGAGGCCGCCGGGAAAAAGGGCGTTCATCCATCCGTCCGGGAAACCATCCGGGCATTCATAGAGCCAACCCTCGCTCTCCGGGAAGAGGGGGCCGGTGCCGGAGAGTTCATCGCACTGGTTGGAAGAATTTTTTCCGAACCGACGGAGACGGCACGGACCATATTCATGCGGCGTATGGAACCCCTGTTCCAGCTTCTCTTCACCACATTGAAGGAAGCCCTTCCGGACATGGCCGAGGATCTCCTCTTCTGGAAACTGCAGTTCACAATCGGAGTTTTAAGTCATGTCCTCCGCATGACCGGCAGAGGTCCGGCTCTGTCTACAGAGGTATCCCGCAATTGTGATACGAAAACGCTGACGGAATGGATGGTGACCTTCCTCACGGCCGGAATGGAGGCACCATGA
- a CDS encoding efflux transporter outer membrane subunit, giving the protein MKTKVLFWIPVFMIIGCTVHRPQPVPLPVNPPESYDEPGNAGPPLQRWWEAFGDKRLNRLMEEAFSGNLDLAQGVARLDAARAVLRSTSAARFPSLDSRGEWSRENTPGFFGNNTGRSYRLSLAAAFEVDLWRKEASRTRAAALDAAAAREDLKTLYLTLASNLADLYYLAAEQKEQLQLTDRTIAAFADTSLRVERRYREGLVPALDLDQARQNLAAVKAGRPLIEKTLRETEHAFALLLGRYPEEDITGVVALPEIPMGFPAGLPSKLLAHRPDVAAALARVKAADARTAAAIADRFPSINLAADYGNSSIAFSTGDIVGNFWKIIGNVAAPLLDGGRRRAAVKRNRALFRESLARYQQTVLTAFREVEDALVRNRTTEERIAGLQEKVAASRATLRLSLDRYLAGLSDYLPVLTAQAASFDSQSELLSARRQLISDRITLARSLGGEWMEKEMKDQKTKNTNTTKDNPHASTR; this is encoded by the coding sequence ATGAAAACAAAGGTTCTTTTTTGGATACCGGTCTTCATGATCATCGGATGTACCGTCCACCGGCCTCAGCCCGTCCCCCTTCCTGTGAATCCTCCGGAATCCTACGATGAACCGGGGAACGCGGGACCACCGTTGCAACGGTGGTGGGAGGCCTTCGGAGACAAACGGCTGAACCGGCTGATGGAAGAGGCTTTTTCCGGCAATCTTGATCTGGCCCAAGGAGTGGCCCGTCTCGATGCGGCCCGGGCGGTTTTAAGGTCGACCTCCGCCGCACGTTTCCCCTCCCTTGATTCAAGGGGAGAGTGGAGTCGCGAAAATACCCCGGGGTTTTTCGGAAACAATACCGGCAGGAGCTATCGCCTCTCCCTCGCGGCGGCCTTCGAGGTCGATCTCTGGCGAAAAGAGGCGTCCCGGACCCGGGCCGCCGCCCTGGATGCCGCGGCCGCCCGCGAAGACCTGAAGACCCTCTATCTCACCCTCGCCTCAAACCTTGCCGACCTTTACTATCTGGCGGCGGAACAGAAGGAGCAGCTTCAATTGACCGACAGGACGATTGCCGCCTTTGCCGACACGTCGCTCCGGGTGGAACGGCGCTACAGGGAAGGATTGGTCCCCGCCCTCGACCTTGATCAGGCCCGGCAGAATCTGGCCGCGGTGAAGGCCGGACGTCCTCTCATTGAAAAGACCTTGAGGGAAACGGAACATGCCTTCGCTCTTCTTCTGGGGCGGTATCCTGAAGAAGACATCACCGGGGTTGTTGCCCTTCCGGAAATTCCAATGGGCTTTCCCGCGGGTCTTCCTTCCAAACTCCTTGCTCACCGTCCCGATGTGGCAGCCGCCCTGGCCCGGGTCAAGGCAGCGGATGCCCGGACGGCGGCAGCTATTGCCGACCGGTTTCCTTCCATCAACCTTGCCGCCGACTACGGAAACTCCAGTATCGCCTTCAGCACCGGGGATATCGTCGGAAATTTCTGGAAGATCATCGGGAATGTCGCGGCACCTCTGCTGGACGGGGGCCGGCGGCGGGCGGCGGTAAAGCGGAACCGGGCTCTCTTCCGGGAAAGTCTTGCCCGCTATCAGCAGACGGTCCTGACCGCCTTCCGTGAGGTGGAGGATGCCCTCGTCCGGAACCGGACCACGGAAGAAAGGATTGCCGGACTACAGGAAAAGGTCGCGGCAAGCCGCGCCACCCTCCGTCTTTCTCTGGACCGGTATCTCGCCGGGCTTTCCGATTATCTGCCGGTTCTGACGGCACAGGCGGCAAGTTTCGATTCCCAAAGTGAACTCCTCTCCGCCCGGCGGCAGCTGATCTCCGATCGGATCACCCTGGCCCGGTCACTCGGTGGGGAGTGGATGGAAAAAGAGATGAAAGATCAAAAAACAAAAAATACAAACACAACCAAGGACAATCCCCATGCCTCTACGAGATAA
- a CDS encoding efflux RND transporter periplasmic adaptor subunit, producing MPLRDKFIKIGLPLLILLIGFALMRGLISSRKAPAKKEYINPGVLAEVVTVHPGKRRIRIAGNGTVQARREVSIIPQVGGRVVWKSPKLLPGGFFRKGELLFRIEKVDYRLAVDRARAALAQAELDLAREESNARVARSEWTKMDLAAKAKPTPLILHEPQLRQARATVTAAKAGLKQAELDLSRTRITAPFNCRVRSEEVDVGQVVRLGEKVGLLAGTDEAEIVVPLPREGLRWLSIPGPGSKAPGSKAVIRFSEGKDLLSLVGRIVRSLGEVDPEGRMARVVIAVNDPYHLKAPTGNVAADLLLGMFVDVTMEGRTLSKVFVLPRKALRDQGTVWLAGQGDQLTIRKVDVVRKEREKVMIDRGLQDGDRVVLTALSGVVEGMKLRLRETGVAP from the coding sequence ATGCCTCTACGAGATAAGTTCATCAAGATCGGTCTTCCCCTGTTGATCCTGCTCATCGGCTTTGCCCTGATGCGGGGTCTGATTTCCTCCCGGAAGGCGCCGGCAAAGAAGGAGTACATCAACCCCGGTGTCTTGGCAGAGGTCGTGACCGTCCATCCCGGAAAACGGCGGATCCGGATTGCAGGCAACGGAACGGTGCAGGCGCGACGGGAGGTATCCATTATTCCCCAGGTGGGTGGCCGGGTGGTCTGGAAGTCCCCGAAACTGCTGCCCGGAGGTTTTTTCCGTAAAGGGGAGCTTCTTTTCCGGATTGAGAAGGTCGATTATCGACTGGCCGTTGACCGGGCCCGGGCGGCGCTGGCCCAGGCGGAACTCGATCTGGCCCGGGAGGAGAGTAATGCCCGGGTGGCCCGGTCCGAGTGGACAAAGATGGATCTTGCGGCAAAGGCAAAACCGACCCCCCTGATTCTCCACGAACCGCAGCTTCGACAGGCCCGGGCGACGGTCACGGCAGCAAAGGCAGGCCTGAAACAGGCCGAACTCGATCTTTCCCGGACCCGCATCACGGCCCCCTTTAACTGCCGGGTTCGCTCCGAAGAGGTCGATGTGGGGCAGGTCGTTCGTCTCGGGGAGAAGGTCGGCCTTTTGGCTGGGACCGACGAAGCGGAGATTGTCGTACCGCTTCCCCGGGAAGGACTGCGCTGGCTCAGCATTCCCGGACCCGGTTCGAAAGCCCCGGGATCCAAAGCAGTCATCCGGTTTTCCGAAGGGAAGGACCTTCTTTCCCTGGTAGGGAGGATTGTCCGCTCTCTCGGAGAGGTCGATCCCGAGGGGAGGATGGCCCGGGTGGTAATCGCAGTCAATGATCCCTATCACCTGAAGGCTCCTACCGGCAATGTCGCCGCCGATCTGCTCCTGGGGATGTTCGTAGACGTAACCATGGAAGGACGGACTCTTTCGAAGGTCTTTGTCCTGCCCCGCAAGGCCCTTCGTGATCAGGGAACGGTCTGGCTCGCGGGGCAGGGGGATCAACTGACGATCCGGAAAGTGGATGTGGTTCGGAAGGAACGGGAGAAGGTCATGATCGACCGGGGACTGCAGGATGGGGATCGGGTTGTCCTGACGGCCCTCTCCGGAGTCGTCGAGGGGATGAAGCTGCGACTCCGGGAGACGGGGGTTGCACCATGA